From the Desulfovibrio sp. Huiquan2017 genome, the window TTGGGACGGCGACCGGCTGTGCGGCGAGAACACCGACGTCATCGGCGTGATCGCCCCCCTGCGCGGGGTGGATCCCCTGCCGCGCTCGGCCGTGGTCCTCGGCGCGGGCGGCGCGGCGCGGGCAGCCGTGGCCGGATTCCTGGAACTCGGTATCCCCCGCGTGGCCGTGGCCAACCGCACCCGGGCCAAGGCCGAAGCCCTGGCCGCCGACTTCGGCGTGGAGTGCTTGGACTGGGACACGCGTACGGATTTTCCGTGGGAACTGGTCTGCAACGCCACGCCGCTCGGCATGTCCGGCGACCTGGCCGGAGAGACCCCGTGGAACGCGGACCGCTTCGCCGAAGGCGCAGTGGCCTACGACATCGTATACAATCCGCTTGAAACCCGCTTCCTGGCCGAAGCCGGGGCCGCCGGGTGCCGCACCGTTTCCGGCCTGGAAATGTTCCTGCACCAGGGGCTGGCCCAATTCCGGCTGTGGACCGGACGGGAAATGGACGAGGCCGGGGCGCGACGACTGCTTCTCACGGCCCTGACAACGCAAAAAAACGAAAAAGGATGATTGTCATGACACGCATACGCTTCTGGTTCGCACCGCTTTTCCTGACCTGTTCCCTGATCCTGGCCCTGTCCGCCCGGCCTGCCCAGGCCGGGCCCAACCCGGTAGTGATCATGGAGACCTCCATGGGCCGGATCATGATCATGCTCTATCCCGAGGACGCGCCCAAGACCGTGGAGAACTTCCTGAAATACGTGGATGCCGGTTTCTACAACGAGACGGTCTTCCATCGGGTTGTCCGGGCCAAGGACAGCCAGGGCATGAACGTGGTCCAGGGCGGCGGCTACACCTTCCCGGTCCAGTACAAGCGCCCGCTCTTCCCGCCCATCGTCAACGAATCGGCCTCCGGCCTGCAGAACGTCAAGGGCACCGTGGCCATGGCCCGGGCCGACTCGCCGGATTCCGCCACCTGTGAATTCTTCTTCAACGTCACGGACAACCCGTCCCTGAACTTCAGCCAGTCCGCCTCGCAAATCGGCGCGGGTTCCTACACGCAGAGCGTCAGCGCCGGATATTGCGCTTTCGGCAAGGTAATCCGGGGCATGGACGTGGTCGAAAAGATCAGCCAGGTCAAGACCGCCAGGGCGAACCGCATGGAAGACGTCCCGGTCACCCCGGTGTTCATCAAGAAGGCCTACCGCGCCCGCTAAAAGGGAACAGCGCTACAGATTGCAGAAATCGTCGGCGCACTCGAGAAAGAGATCCCACAGGGACCGCAGCTCGACCACCACGTTGGCCGCGACCGTGTCCAGGATCTGGGACGTGATGCCCAACTGCTCGACCACCCGGGACGAGACCTCGTAGTTGAGGCCGTCCGCACCGAGGCCCAGGCCGATCATTTTGGCCAGGACGTTGCCCACATGGACCAGGTCCAGGACCGCGTCCCGGCCGTCGTATCCGTCCGGCCGCAGGTGATGGCGGACCACCCGGGTCAGAGGCTCGGGCAGCCCCCAGCGTTCGAGCACGATGGAACCCAGCTCGGCGTGGGTGATGCCGAGGACCGCTTCCTCGGCCCCGTCGAAGGCCATGCCCTCGTCAAAGACCAGGCGCAGGATCTCGCGCAGGTCCACCTGCACGTAGGCGCCGAGCAGGAGTTTCCCGATGCCGGACAGCAGCCCGGCGGTGTAGACGTACCCGGGCACGTCCACCATGAGGATCCGGGCCAACTCCCGCGAGGCTATGGCCACAGTGGTGGAATGTTGCAAAAATTGGCTCGGGGCCTGATCGTAGCCCGCGATGACATGGACATAGTACGGGGCCACGCCCGTGGAGATGAAGAAACGCAGGACCTCGGACGACTGAAGGGCATTGAGGGCACTCCGCACGGTCAGCATCGGCCCGTCCGTCAGGCTCGAGGCGTTGACCACCTTGAGCAGGTTGGCGGTCAGGCCGGGGTCGTATTCGATGATCCGGGCCAGGCGGGCGAAATCCATTTCTGCGCCATCCAACAAGGACGCTGCCTTGTGAACGCAGGTCGGCATGGCCACGACTTTTTCGCAGGCCGCCAGGATTTCGTCTCGTCGGCTCATAGGTCGCTCTCCTTTCCCAATGACCGTACTACCACACGACCGGTATCCAGGTACAGGAAGAGTGTGCGCGGGATGGTTCCGCCCACGTCCTTGGCCTCCAGCCGACGATTATTGTGATCCAGAAGCTTCATGAGCGCTTTGAAATTGCGGACCCCCGTGTCGAAGATGCGGTCCTTGCGCATGTTTGCCCCACCCGCCGCCTTGAAGACCAGCCGGCTCTTGTCCGCTCCGAGATCCACCAGCCGGCGCACGGTCATGGCCACTCCGGTGTTGACGAACATGAACGGATTGGCGCGCGCCTTTTCCCGGGCCGCGACGGCCGAGGGCAGAAGACAGTGGACCATGCCGCCTATACGCGCTTTGGGATCATAGACCGTGACCCCGAGACAAGAGCCCAGAGAATACGTGACGATGACGTCTCCGGGATTGGTGGACAGCTTCATGTCCGAGATGCCGACGACCAGCGTTTTGCTCATGGTCAGGCCTCTTATATTGAGGAGACCGCAGAGTAAAGCATATCCTGTCCTCTTGTTTCCGGGCGTTTTTTCCGCCACAATCCGGGCATGATCGATACGACGCCCCTGGCCGTCCTGGCCGACATCCACGGCAATGCGGCCGCGCTGAAGGCCGTCCTGGCTCACGCCCGGGCACACGGTCTGATCCGATTCGTCAATCTCGGCGACACGTTCTATGGCCCGCTGGACCCGGCCGGGACCTGGGCCGAACTCGAAAAAACGCCCATGCCCGCCGTGCTCGGCAACCAGGACCGCATCCTTCTGGAGGATGCCCCCTCGCCCGCCTCGGCCGCCGTGCGCGAAGCCCTGGGGCCAGCGGCCCTCGACTGGCTCCGCACCCTGCCCAAAACCCTGCGCCTCGAGCCGGATATCCTGCTCTGCCACGGCACCCCCGGCAACGACGCGGCCTACCTGCTGGAGGACGTGTCCACGGGCCTGCCCGCCCCGCGGGACCCGGACGCGATCCTGGCCGACCTCCAGCCCTGGGCCGAAGGATGCTCTCTGGTTCTGGCCGGACACAGCCACCACGCCGGGCTGGCCCGTGTCAACGGCGTCACCCTGGTCAATCCGGGCAGTGTGGGATTGCCCGCCTACGAAGACGACGATCCGCCCCACGTCATGGCCTGCGGCTCGCCCCGGGCGGCCTACGCCGTGCTCTCCCGCACCGACGAGGGCTGGGACGCCCGGTTCGTCGAAGTGGACTACGACTGGAGGTCCGCAGCCGGGCTGGCCCGGCTGAACGGGCGCGAGGATTGGGCGCGCTGGCTGTCCACGGGCCTGCCCTAGGCCGCTTCCGAGACCCAAACGAGTCCTATCCGAAGACCTTTCCCCTTTTTCTCTGGACTTTTTTTAGAATATTCTGAAAAATACGGGCTTAATGAACCTGCCGGACATGCGCCTGCGGGAAGGCGATGCCGGGCGGGCCAGACCCGAGCCACGGTCCCATATGTCATGAAGCCGTTTCACGCCGCGAACATACGCCCGCTGACTGCCCTGGTGCTTTGCACCCTGGTGGCTCTTGTTCTGTGGGCTTCCCCCGCACGCGCCGTTTCCGCCAAATCCTACTTCACCGTGGGACACTCCGAATTTCACGCCCTGGTCAAGAACGCACGCAAGGCCAAATACCGTTCCAACTGGCAGAAGGTGGAGAAGACCTTTTCCAACTGCCTCAAAGCCGCGCCCAACGGCCCTTACGCGCCCAAGGCCCTGTATTACATAGGGCGGGTCTACGAGGAACTGGGCGCGCGCAGCGGGCTCAAATCCGACTTCCGCCGGGCCGTGGACTACTACGGCCGGGTCCTGAGCCGATATCCCCGCCACGGCTGGGCCGACGATTGTCTCTTCCGGCGGGCCGATGTCTACGCCAAGCGGCTCAAGGAAACCACCGCCGCCCGGCTGGATCTGGCCTCCATCATCGTGGACTATCCGCGCTCGGACATGCGCGACAAGGCCGAGGTCGCCCTGAAGCAACTGGGCAAGTACCAGTGGGCGATCGACAAGGTCTCGGGCAGGGCAGGCTCGGCTAAGCAGGCCGACAAGACTCCGGTCAGGCAACAACCCACGTCCTCGGCGCACAAGGATCCTTCCGGGCTGGCCCATCTCGACGTGGTCCGGTTCACTTCCAGCGATGAATACACCCGCGTGGTCCTGGAACTCGACGCCCAAGTCAAATACCGTTACCAGATGCTCGGCCCCAATCCGGCCGTGAACCGCCCGCACCGGCTGTACATAGATCTCCAGGACTCCCGGTTGGGCCACGATGTGACCGCCGCGACCACCGTGTCTGACGGCATCCTGCGCTCCATCCGTACCGGCCAGTACTCCAAGGACACCACCCGCGTGGTCCTCGATTTCCTGAACATGCAGGACTACAAGATATTTCCCCTGCAAAACCCCTACCGCATCGTCATCGACGTGTACTCGCCCGACGGCAAGTCGCCCGCTCCGGCCGTGGCCAAGGCCGCCCCCGCGCACAAGACTCCGGCCAATTCCGACTACCGCCCGCCCAAGGGCAGCAAGCAGATGGCCGGAAGCCTACTCGAACAGCTCGGGCTGACCGTGCGGACGATCATGATCGACGCCGGACACGGCGGCAAGGACCCGGGGGCCATGGCCAACGGGCTGCGCGAAAAGGACATCAACCTCCGATTCGCCAAGCTCCTGGGCGGCAAGCTCAAGCGCAAGGGGTTCCAGATCATTTACACCCGGGACACGGACGTATTCATTCCGCTGGAGAAACGCACGGCCATGGCCAACGCCCAGAAGGCGGACCTGTTCCTGTCCATCCACTGCAACGCCAACCACAGCAGCAAGGTACACGGGCTGGAGACCTACAGCCTGAACCTGGCCAAGACCGACGCGGCCGTGCGCATCGCGGCCCGCGAGAACGCCGTGGACCCGCGCGCCATCTCGGACCTTCAGTTCATCCTGACCGACCTGATGGTCAACTCCAAGATCAAGGAGTCCCGCGACTTGGCCAGTGACGTGCAGACCAACACCATCAAGCGGGTGCGCAAGGCCTACCCCCTGAAGAACAAGGGCACCCGCGAGGCACCCTTCTACGTGCTCATGGGCGCGAAGATGCCCTCGGTCCTGGTGGAGATCGGCTACATCACGAACAAGACCGAGGCCGCCAGGCTGCGTTCGGACAAGTACCTCGACCACCTGGCCAACGGCATCGTGGACGGCATCCTGGCGTACAAGAGCCAGATCGAACGCTACGCCATGAACTAGACGGCCTCGGGCCGCCGCATCCGTGCGCGTCCCGGAAGGGACCGAGTCTCCCGCGCCGTTCGGGCCATGCCGCGCCGCCCCTCCTTGGGGCGCCCCGACAAATGGCCGCTACCGCGCGCCACTCTTGATTTCAAGCCAGACATTCGCGCGATGCGCGGCCTCGTCCATTTCCTCTTTGGTCATGTATTCGACGATTTGATGAAGGCGCTTCTCGGCCTGGGGATGGCCCTTGGTCCCGGCAATGGCGAACCACTTGCAGGCTTCGACCACGTCCGGCGGTTGGCCCACGCCCCGGAGGAGCAGTTCGCCCAGATTCACCTGGGCCTCGGTGAACCCCTGGTCCGCAGCGCGTTCGAGCCAGAGGTAGCTCTCGGGAATGTTCTGGGGGACCAGGCTGCCGGTCAGCAGGAGAACGGCCAGGTTGAACTGGCTCCGGGCATCGCCGGACTCGGCGGCCTTGCGGGTCCAGCGCAGAAATTCCGCGGCGTTGCGCTTGACCCCGGCCCCCTGGCCGTAGGCGTAGGCCATGTAGGCCTGGGCCTGGGTCTGGCCCTTGTCGGCGGCGGCCCGAAGCAGGGCAAGCCCCTTGGCCGGGTCGCGCTCCACCCCGACGCCCGCCAGATGGAAACGCCCGAGGATGTTCATGGCGTCCGCGTCGCCCTGGTCAACGGCCCGTTGCAGCCAGCGGGCGGCCATGTCCGGGTCGTGCTTGCCGAAGTCGCCCTCGAAATACATGCGCGCCAAGGCGACCTGAGCCGCCGGGTCTCCGGACCGGGCCGCGACCTTGAGAGCATGCGCCACCTCGGGCAATGCCGAATACTGGACTCC encodes:
- a CDS encoding chemotaxis protein CheD is translated as MSKTLVVGISDMKLSTNPGDVIVTYSLGSCLGVTVYDPKARIGGMVHCLLPSAVAAREKARANPFMFVNTGVAMTVRRLVDLGADKSRLVFKAAGGANMRKDRIFDTGVRNFKALMKLLDHNNRRLEAKDVGGTIPRTLFLYLDTGRVVVRSLGKESDL
- a CDS encoding HDOD domain-containing protein — protein: MSRRDEILAACEKVVAMPTCVHKAASLLDGAEMDFARLARIIEYDPGLTANLLKVVNASSLTDGPMLTVRSALNALQSSEVLRFFISTGVAPYYVHVIAGYDQAPSQFLQHSTTVAIASRELARILMVDVPGYVYTAGLLSGIGKLLLGAYVQVDLREILRLVFDEGMAFDGAEEAVLGITHAELGSIVLERWGLPEPLTRVVRHHLRPDGYDGRDAVLDLVHVGNVLAKMIGLGLGADGLNYEVSSRVVEQLGITSQILDTVAANVVVELRSLWDLFLECADDFCNL
- a CDS encoding N-acetylmuramoyl-L-alanine amidase gives rise to the protein MKPFHAANIRPLTALVLCTLVALVLWASPARAVSAKSYFTVGHSEFHALVKNARKAKYRSNWQKVEKTFSNCLKAAPNGPYAPKALYYIGRVYEELGARSGLKSDFRRAVDYYGRVLSRYPRHGWADDCLFRRADVYAKRLKETTAARLDLASIIVDYPRSDMRDKAEVALKQLGKYQWAIDKVSGRAGSAKQADKTPVRQQPTSSAHKDPSGLAHLDVVRFTSSDEYTRVVLELDAQVKYRYQMLGPNPAVNRPHRLYIDLQDSRLGHDVTAATTVSDGILRSIRTGQYSKDTTRVVLDFLNMQDYKIFPLQNPYRIVIDVYSPDGKSPAPAVAKAAPAHKTPANSDYRPPKGSKQMAGSLLEQLGLTVRTIMIDAGHGGKDPGAMANGLREKDINLRFAKLLGGKLKRKGFQIIYTRDTDVFIPLEKRTAMANAQKADLFLSIHCNANHSSKVHGLETYSLNLAKTDAAVRIAARENAVDPRAISDLQFILTDLMVNSKIKESRDLASDVQTNTIKRVRKAYPLKNKGTREAPFYVLMGAKMPSVLVEIGYITNKTEAARLRSDKYLDHLANGIVDGILAYKSQIERYAMN
- a CDS encoding tetratricopeptide repeat protein — its product is MIKETVRFLFFAVLLLAGVQYSALPEVAHALKVAARSGDPAAQVALARMYFEGDFGKHDPDMAARWLQRAVDQGDADAMNILGRFHLAGVGVERDPAKGLALLRAAADKGQTQAQAYMAYAYGQGAGVKRNAAEFLRWTRKAAESGDARSQFNLAVLLLTGSLVPQNIPESYLWLERAADQGFTEAQVNLGELLLRGVGQPPDVVEACKWFAIAGTKGHPQAEKRLHQIVEYMTKEEMDEAAHRANVWLEIKSGAR
- a CDS encoding metallophosphoesterase family protein — encoded protein: MIDTTPLAVLADIHGNAAALKAVLAHARAHGLIRFVNLGDTFYGPLDPAGTWAELEKTPMPAVLGNQDRILLEDAPSPASAAVREALGPAALDWLRTLPKTLRLEPDILLCHGTPGNDAAYLLEDVSTGLPAPRDPDAILADLQPWAEGCSLVLAGHSHHAGLARVNGVTLVNPGSVGLPAYEDDDPPHVMACGSPRAAYAVLSRTDEGWDARFVEVDYDWRSAAGLARLNGREDWARWLSTGLP
- the aroE gene encoding shikimate dehydrogenase, with product MPRAYGIIGWPLGHTLSPALHNWGFGGLGLDARYEAWPLKPDGLPAFMERVRTEPIHGLSVTIPHKRAVMAHLDTISDRARAIGAVNTVYWDGDRLCGENTDVIGVIAPLRGVDPLPRSAVVLGAGGAARAAVAGFLELGIPRVAVANRTRAKAEALAADFGVECLDWDTRTDFPWELVCNATPLGMSGDLAGETPWNADRFAEGAVAYDIVYNPLETRFLAEAGAAGCRTVSGLEMFLHQGLAQFRLWTGREMDEAGARRLLLTALTTQKNEKG
- a CDS encoding peptidylprolyl isomerase, whose amino-acid sequence is MTRIRFWFAPLFLTCSLILALSARPAQAGPNPVVIMETSMGRIMIMLYPEDAPKTVENFLKYVDAGFYNETVFHRVVRAKDSQGMNVVQGGGYTFPVQYKRPLFPPIVNESASGLQNVKGTVAMARADSPDSATCEFFFNVTDNPSLNFSQSASQIGAGSYTQSVSAGYCAFGKVIRGMDVVEKISQVKTARANRMEDVPVTPVFIKKAYRAR